In the genome of Deltaproteobacteria bacterium, one region contains:
- a CDS encoding FAD-binding oxidoreductase, whose translation MRSASKVDVIYGDMERIVSKEYLSTAIFDRIKTALDPFPYELEKEQIPYIVVMPGSKEEISEIVKYANTSKIPLFLRGSGTHLAGAARPYTHGIFINMHRFNKMEFLEDYGFFECGSGCICAQVQEELEKRDYFLPMSPGSRLSATMGGLIANNTSTHIIDTSIGKPGDYVYGLEVVLPNGEIIETGTMGLRRPAGTDLTKFFLGGDGLLGIITKIRMRLLPSVQKAYGVAVFDNLGSLAKGVQRMYRERRPPPLFMEFMDQKSATIGYEIKEMKPPEGPVVFFVSIGNTEEEASNKTLQILRSFQAERPIEASEVDDLDMWDKLWSAGEVIGSFLMQKDGSQMSVAEVVSTLKNLPECMEEVQHFNRGLPILGQLELYLFGHIGALALHPGVLIPRQWDNEKKRKAIKERFQREAELNLKYGTCGGEWGQFSKRTSFFIQRYGRVSYDLIKGLKNVFDPNNILNPGVLEGYG comes from the coding sequence ATGAGATCGGCTTCGAAAGTTGATGTTATCTACGGAGATATGGAAAGAATCGTCTCTAAGGAGTACCTGTCCACAGCGATCTTTGACAGAATAAAAACCGCCTTGGATCCTTTTCCATACGAACTCGAGAAAGAACAGATTCCCTACATTGTCGTTATGCCGGGAAGCAAAGAGGAAATCAGCGAAATAGTCAAGTATGCAAATACCAGTAAGATTCCGCTTTTTCTCAGGGGGTCGGGAACTCATCTTGCAGGAGCAGCCAGACCGTATACGCATGGGATTTTCATCAATATGCATAGATTCAATAAGATGGAATTTCTGGAAGACTACGGCTTTTTCGAGTGTGGCTCCGGATGCATCTGCGCTCAAGTTCAAGAAGAATTGGAGAAGAGGGACTACTTTCTGCCGATGTCACCCGGAAGCCGTCTGAGCGCCACAATGGGAGGATTGATAGCAAACAACACCAGTACCCATATAATCGACACAAGTATCGGTAAGCCTGGTGATTATGTGTACGGACTCGAGGTGGTTCTCCCCAACGGAGAGATTATCGAGACCGGCACCATGGGACTCAGGAGGCCCGCCGGAACTGATCTGACAAAGTTCTTCCTGGGAGGAGACGGCCTGCTTGGAATAATAACGAAAATCAGGATGAGGCTTCTCCCTTCGGTTCAGAAGGCTTACGGTGTGGCGGTTTTTGATAATCTGGGATCTCTGGCCAAAGGGGTTCAGAGAATGTACAGAGAAAGGCGTCCCCCGCCGCTGTTCATGGAATTCATGGATCAAAAGAGCGCAACAATAGGCTACGAGATAAAGGAAATGAAACCGCCCGAAGGCCCTGTAGTCTTTTTCGTGTCTATAGGTAATACGGAGGAAGAGGCGTCGAATAAGACCCTTCAGATTCTCAGGTCCTTTCAGGCCGAAAGACCCATTGAAGCATCTGAAGTCGATGATCTGGATATGTGGGATAAGCTATGGTCGGCAGGAGAGGTCATAGGGTCGTTTCTCATGCAAAAAGACGGCAGTCAGATGTCTGTGGCCGAGGTTGTTTCGACTTTGAAAAACCTTCCTGAATGCATGGAAGAGGTCCAACATTTCAACCGGGGTCTGCCGATACTTGGTCAGTTGGAGCTGTATCTGTTTGGCCATATCGGCGCTTTGGCTCTGCATCCCGGCGTTCTTATTCCGAGGCAATGGGACAATGAGAAAAAGCGAAAGGCCATCAAGGAGAGGTTTCAAAGGGAGGCGGAACTGAACCTGAAATACGGGACGTGTGGAGGCGAGTGGGGGCAGTTTTCAAAAAGGACATCCTTCTTTATCCAGCGGTATGGAAGGGTGAGCTACGATTTGATAAAAGGGTTGAAGAACGTCTTCGATCCGAACAACATACTGAATCCGGGGGTCTTGGAGGGATACGGATAA
- a CDS encoding MoaD/ThiS family protein yields the protein MDIISGTSLFLGGRAGRVCRPPGEQTTGKIRGGTMEIEVKLFANFRDYLPEGSDRFSCTMKLQPSERVADVIERLGLPKDHPKVILINGVHGKEDDRLKEGDTLSIFPPVAGG from the coding sequence ATGGATATAATCTCTGGAACGTCCCTGTTTCTGGGAGGCAGGGCCGGCCGTGTGTGCCGGCCTCCAGGGGAACAGACAACTGGTAAGATCCGTGGAGGCACCATGGAGATCGAAGTCAAACTCTTTGCCAACTTTAGGGACTACCTCCCGGAAGGGAGCGACAGGTTCTCATGCACCATGAAACTCCAACCCTCGGAGCGGGTGGCCGACGTGATCGAAAGACTCGGGCTCCCGAAGGATCACCCCAAGGTCATCCTCATCAACGGCGTCCATGGGAAGGAAGACGATCGACTCAAGGAGGGCGACACCCTGAGTATATTTCCTCCCGTTGCAGGGGGATAG
- a CDS encoding DUF4292 domain-containing protein, producing the protein MSFQGKRMSATQAIALAKPGFMRLETLNFLNQPLLIAATDGVSFQAMVLAENRFYRGSVSRGLARFMGLRMESEALVSMFFGEIPYREAGSIAYAHERGLFRLNFPRSPQWEAQTFWIHPKTLRVVEVSKIDHMGQEIRISFKRFRKTRSVAFPREIEIEASGSGSLIRLDFRKVTINVPLPEELFRLPVPPGAEVVEMDELG; encoded by the coding sequence ATGAGCTTTCAGGGCAAGAGGATGAGCGCCACCCAGGCTATCGCTCTCGCAAAGCCGGGGTTCATGCGGTTGGAAACCTTGAATTTTCTGAACCAGCCCCTTCTCATAGCTGCTACAGACGGGGTAAGCTTCCAGGCCATGGTTCTGGCTGAGAACCGGTTCTATCGAGGGAGTGTCTCAAGAGGGTTGGCTCGCTTCATGGGGCTCAGGATGGAAAGTGAGGCCCTCGTCTCAATGTTTTTCGGGGAGATTCCGTACCGGGAGGCAGGGTCTATCGCTTACGCTCACGAGAGGGGACTCTTTCGGCTGAACTTTCCCCGCTCGCCTCAATGGGAGGCACAGACCTTCTGGATCCACCCCAAGACGCTCCGTGTAGTAGAGGTCTCCAAGATTGATCACATGGGCCAGGAGATTCGTATCTCCTTCAAGCGTTTCAGAAAGACCAGGTCCGTTGCCTTCCCGAGAGAGATCGAGATCGAAGCCTCCGGGTCGGGCAGCCTTATCAGGCTCGATTTTCGGAAGGTGACGATCAACGTTCCCCTGCCGGAGGAACTCTTCAGGCTCCCCGTCCCACCTGGGGCCGAGGTGGTGGAAATGGATGAACTCGGCTAG
- a CDS encoding (Fe-S)-binding protein, whose product MEGLREVVLDAASRCRSCNSCFTVCPVFESTKGFMSQTPSGIMQSITYAIKWNLFGPEEKETLRDLLYLCTTCNACVLRCKSKSSGVPVLDAIEAGRKILREMMIGPLPAQRKPMKDIYGRGNPYGEGPEGRLDWLGDLEVKRLPREKAAVLYYVGCTTAYEPDLHMLGRSLIRLFQYSGIDFGVLESETCCGEPARRMGDEALFQELAEQNTNRFREAGVKTIITTSPHCFSVFANEYPSLKGEFETQHYTQFLASLFEEKKPTFKKEFHRTVAYHDPCYLGKHNQIFDPPRELLEMVPGVELVEMRMTRDESLCCGGGGARMFAEVEEERRLSDMRVGQALEMGADVLATACPWCHTMLHTSVQNLGLMDKIKVMDVAEILDESLR is encoded by the coding sequence ATGGAGGGTTTGAGGGAAGTCGTTCTCGATGCGGCGAGTAGGTGCAGGAGTTGCAACAGTTGCTTCACGGTTTGCCCTGTATTCGAGTCCACTAAGGGGTTCATGTCCCAGACGCCCTCGGGTATCATGCAATCCATCACATACGCGATAAAATGGAATCTTTTTGGGCCAGAGGAGAAAGAGACACTCAGGGATCTCCTCTACCTGTGTACCACATGCAACGCCTGCGTCTTGCGTTGCAAATCGAAATCCTCTGGGGTTCCGGTCCTGGATGCGATAGAAGCGGGGAGAAAAATACTGCGGGAAATGATGATCGGACCTCTGCCTGCACAACGAAAACCCATGAAAGATATCTATGGCCGTGGCAACCCATACGGTGAAGGGCCCGAAGGGAGACTCGATTGGCTCGGCGATCTGGAAGTCAAAAGGCTCCCCCGAGAGAAGGCGGCCGTTCTGTATTATGTGGGATGTACCACAGCCTATGAGCCCGACCTCCATATGCTGGGAAGAAGCCTCATCAGGCTTTTTCAATACTCGGGTATCGATTTCGGCGTCTTGGAAAGCGAGACCTGCTGTGGTGAACCCGCCCGGCGCATGGGCGATGAGGCATTATTCCAGGAGCTGGCAGAGCAGAATACCAACCGGTTCAGGGAAGCCGGTGTAAAGACCATCATAACCACCTCACCTCACTGTTTCAGTGTTTTTGCCAACGAGTACCCTTCTCTCAAAGGGGAATTCGAGACTCAACACTACACTCAATTCCTGGCCAGTCTTTTCGAGGAGAAGAAACCCACTTTCAAGAAGGAATTCCACCGTACCGTCGCCTACCATGATCCTTGCTATCTCGGCAAGCACAACCAGATCTTCGATCCGCCCCGTGAGCTTCTGGAGATGGTTCCGGGCGTCGAACTCGTTGAGATGAGGATGACAAGGGATGAGAGCCTGTGTTGCGGCGGTGGAGGAGCAAGAATGTTCGCAGAAGTGGAGGAGGAACGAAGGCTATCGGATATGCGCGTCGGCCAAGCCCTGGAGATGGGCGCAGACGTCTTGGCCACAGCCTGTCCGTGGTGCCATACCATGCTCCACACTTCGGTTCAGAATCTGGGCCTCATGGATAAGATAAAGGTCATGGATGTAGCCGAGATTCTCGACGAATCGCTGCGGTAA
- a CDS encoding carboxypeptidase regulatory-like domain-containing protein — protein sequence MLRRALYFVALVLMLLGIGARVHGYGRAVFGPEELTIGRLHLHLSRHGFGVEDPGDAILGVTKSTPGKEIQRGFVLFNRGFIPLRGFFGGDELVFRTPVRLQSDNHLLVVLLGRPGGSVTIEVSGQEGPISPPEVLFRAEPETIIRGGSATLTWSTEEAQSCTIDQGVGSVELSGSRVVAPEETTTYTITATGPGGRATGTATVTVLYPPAVTISASPEAILYGESATLSWSSRGAEGCLIEPGLGPVGPSGRATVSPRRTTTYTITATGPGGTARDQASIFVAADVEPQPEGSFGKQYQDLIPPDATVGSYEPGRFSLITGLVRDSGGVPIEAVSVGILDHPEYGTALTDTRGRFSIPVEGGGVLTIIYQREGYLTLHRRVYVPCSEIAVSETVVMIGEDPVSTEISLDGNPDTVYIHESSEVTDEFGRRSCSLVFTGDNRAYETDTEGQVLGELTTITVRATEYPTPESMPARLPPSSAFTYCVELCVDGAERVRFEEPIVTWVDNFLGFDVGFRVPVGFYDRGRGVWVPGDDRNR from the coding sequence GTGCTGAGAAGAGCTCTCTATTTTGTGGCTTTGGTTCTGATGCTGTTGGGTATCGGCGCCCGGGTGCATGGGTACGGCCGGGCCGTATTTGGGCCAGAGGAGCTCACGATAGGGCGGTTGCATCTTCATTTGTCCCGTCACGGGTTTGGTGTGGAGGATCCTGGGGATGCGATCCTCGGGGTCACCAAGAGCACTCCGGGCAAGGAGATTCAAAGGGGGTTTGTCCTTTTCAACAGAGGATTCATTCCTCTTCGGGGTTTCTTTGGCGGTGATGAGCTTGTCTTTAGGACCCCGGTCAGGCTGCAATCCGACAATCATCTCCTGGTTGTCCTTTTGGGAAGGCCCGGTGGTTCGGTCACAATCGAGGTCAGTGGTCAAGAGGGTCCTATCTCACCGCCGGAGGTCTTGTTCAGAGCAGAGCCAGAGACCATCATCCGTGGGGGCTCTGCGACCCTCACGTGGAGCACGGAGGAGGCCCAAAGCTGCACCATTGACCAGGGTGTTGGGAGTGTGGAGCTAAGTGGTTCCCGGGTTGTCGCACCCGAGGAGACCACCACCTACACCATCACTGCCACAGGTCCGGGGGGGAGGGCCACTGGCACCGCGACCGTCACGGTCCTCTATCCTCCGGCAGTGACGATCTCTGCCTCTCCAGAGGCGATTCTCTATGGGGAGTCAGCGACTCTCAGCTGGAGTTCGAGGGGTGCCGAGGGCTGCCTTATCGAGCCTGGGCTTGGTCCTGTGGGGCCGAGTGGGCGGGCAACGGTCTCGCCCAGGCGCACAACGACCTACACCATCACTGCGACAGGTCCGGGAGGCACGGCAAGGGATCAGGCATCTATCTTTGTGGCAGCAGATGTGGAGCCTCAGCCTGAGGGCTCATTTGGCAAGCAGTACCAGGACCTCATCCCACCAGATGCCACGGTTGGATCATATGAACCGGGGCGTTTCTCCCTGATTACGGGTCTGGTAAGAGACTCGGGTGGTGTTCCCATAGAGGCCGTCTCGGTTGGGATTCTTGACCACCCCGAATACGGAACAGCCCTCACGGACACCCGCGGCCGATTCTCGATCCCTGTTGAGGGCGGGGGAGTCCTCACTATCATCTATCAAAGGGAGGGCTATCTCACCCTTCACAGGAGGGTCTATGTTCCCTGCAGCGAGATTGCCGTTTCCGAGACTGTCGTGATGATCGGGGAGGACCCGGTCTCAACAGAGATCAGCCTTGACGGCAACCCGGACACGGTCTATATCCATGAGAGCTCAGAGGTGACAGACGAGTTTGGCAGGCGCTCCTGCAGCCTGGTCTTTACCGGGGACAACCGGGCCTATGAGACAGACACAGAGGGCCAGGTCCTTGGGGAACTCACGACGATCACTGTCAGGGCCACGGAATACCCAACCCCTGAGTCGATGCCTGCAAGGCTTCCCCCGAGCTCTGCTTTCACCTACTGTGTGGAGCTCTGTGTGGATGGGGCAGAGAGGGTCAGGTTCGAGGAGCCCATTGTCACCTGGGTCGACAACTTCCTCGGCTTTGATGTGGGATTCAGGGTTCCTGTTGGCTTTTACGATCGGGGCCGGGGGGTCTGGGTCCCCGGCGATGACCGGAATCGTTGA